In a genomic window of Vigna angularis cultivar LongXiaoDou No.4 chromosome 6, ASM1680809v1, whole genome shotgun sequence:
- the LOC108345030 gene encoding E3 ubiquitin-protein ligase RZF1, translating into MKMNSARSKLRSIQTNFSLTSLTHSSRILSLAVSSKKKKMSSGGTYWCYTCRQPIRIAGRDAICPYCNEGFLQELDDVQGAVGQRGSEPRNGFRDAVDNFMRQIMGGRYINFGIRIGRSGSTQLPQRTWSVFIFPSQESSADLEEFSYQHVTHYQFGASQSSINAVPTIKITREQLNFDSVCPVCIERFEVGSEARKMPCDHVYHSDCIVLWLVRHNSCPVCRRKLLPERHSSSRGSQIWGRNHASGNSDNAISRGRENRQLNNGWRNLLSFFTFCTHSVLLIQILNRLC; encoded by the exons ATGAAAATGAACTCGGCCCGTTCAAAACTTCGTTCTATACAGACTAACTTTTCGCTAACCTCACTCACTCACTCTTCTAGAATTCTCTCTCTGGCTG TTtccagtaaaaaaaaaaagatgtcaAGTGGAGGAACATACTGGTGTTACACATGCAGGCAGCCAATCAGGATTGCTGGGAGGGATGCCATTTGCCCTTACTGCAATGAAGGCTTCTTGCAAGAACTTGATGACGTGCAAGGGGCAGTGGGGCAAAGAGGTTCTGAACCAAGAAATGGGTTCAGAGATGCTGTTGATAACTTCATGAGGCAGATAATGGGTGGAAGATACATAAACTTTGGTATTCGAATTGGCAGGTCTGGTTCTACCCAACTTCCTCAACGGACTTGGAGTGTGTTTATATTTCCTAGTCAAGAGTCTAGTGCTGATCTGGAAGAATTCTCTTATCAACACGTTACACATTACCAGTTTGGTGCGTCACAATCTTCAATTAATGCAGTGCCAACTATTAAGATCACGCGTGAACAGCTAAATTTTGATTCAGTGTGTCCAGTTTGTATAGAAAGATTTGAAGTGGGTTCTGAGGCCAGGAAGATGCCATGTGACCACGTTTACCACTCAGACTGTATTGTTCTATGGTTAGTTCGCCATAACTCGTGTCCTGTTTGCCGAAGAAAGCTGCTTCCTGAAAGACATTCTAGTTCTCGTGGTAGTCAAATTTGGGGAAGAAATCATGCCAGTGGTAATAGTGACAATGCTATCTCTAGGGGCAGGGAGAATAGACAGCTCAACAATGGATGGAGGAATCTACtatcattttttactttttgtaccCATTCTGTTCTTCTAATTCAGATACT
- the LOC108344107 gene encoding uncharacterized mitochondrial protein AtMg00810-like gives MLDCKEVATPMATNCYLDLDEKGNVVDQKLYRGMIGSLLYLSASRPDIMHNVCLYARFQSQPKESHLTTMKRILKYLKGTKSLGLWYPSGSNIFLEGYSDSDFGGCKLDKKSIGGTCHLLGCSLVSLYSKKKASVALSTTEAEYIAIGSYCHFPDVL, from the coding sequence ATGTTGGACTGCAAAGAAGTTGCAACACCTATGGCAACTAACTGCTATCTTGACCTTGATGAAAAAGGCAATGTTGTAGATCAGAAACTTTATAGGGGTATGATCGGATCTTTATTATACTTATCTGCCAGTAGACCAGATATCATGCATAATGTTTGTCTCTATGCTAGATTTCAATCACAACCAAAAGAATCACATTTAACTACTATGAAAAGAATTTTAAAGTATCTAAAAGGAACCAAAAGTCTTGGACTATGGTATCCTAGTGgatcaaacatttttcttgaAGGATACAGTGATTCAGATTTTGGTGGTTGTAAACTAGACAAAAAGAGCATTGGTGGTACATGTCATCTGCTAGGATGTTCTCTAGTATCTTTGTATTCAAAGAAAAAGGCTTCGGTGGCATTATCTACCACAGAAGCTGAGTACATTGCAATTGGAAGCTATTGTCACTTCCCTGATGTCCTTTGA